CGCCGGGAGCTTCCGTCCCCACTACTGCTGCTGCGGCAACGGCGCCTACAGTTCCACGATACGCACGCTCCGCGGCGAAGGCTCGGGCGACGCTCTCCAGTTCGTTGCGATCGAACCAGGTACCGTGCGATTGGCATACGTCCAGTTCCACCCGCGCGTTGGAGAGAAAGGTCTGCTGCAGCGGCTGCGCGCACACGGGACACGCGATGGGTCCTTGGGTGTGCACGGGCTGAGCAGAGCGAGCAACGCTCTCCGCCAAGAACAGCGTGCGGTCACAGAGCGTTTGCGTCAGACGCTGGCTCGCCGTCGTGCCGAGCCAAATGCCACCGCAACGCCCGCAGCCACGCACGCTTCCCATCGGAGTTTCGCCGACGAACATCGCCACGCCACAGCGTGGACACGCAACGGGTAACTCCGCTTCCATGGGCACAGCCTAGCAAACATCAACGCGGTGGCGCGTTCTGGGTCCCTCGACACCCAGTCCGCGCGCGACTGAACTACCGTCGAACGTGCGCCCGCTTCTCATGTGGTCTCAGAAGAACCCGTTGCCTTCTGCAGGCAGCGACCCTCCCTCCATTCTCCCCCCTATTCCCTTGTCTCCGAGGAAGCGATTTTGCAGATTACAAATGAAATGTTGAATTGCAAGAAGTGCACCCGTGACGGTCGAATCGCGGGCCGCTCCACCCGCTGGGTCGTCGCTGGGCCAGGCAGCGGACAAACTGGACACGAGGAGTAGGTCTCAAAATCTCCCGTCGCCGCACGGCCGATCGCTCAGCGCAGTTCGTACTTCCCAAGTGGAGTGTCCCCTTCCAGGAAGAACTCCCAGGTACCCGCCGGCAGTCGGATGGATCGGGTCGAGGTTCCGAGCGACATTCCGGCCCCGTTGCTGCCCACGTTCCGAACCGAGTAGCTGCTGCCGTTGGGTCTCGGCAGATCGTCCGGGCATCCGTCATCGTTGGGCACGAAGGACGGGGCCAACTCGGTGACCTGGGTCAGGGTCATTCGCGTGGAGACACCCTTGAATCGTCTGCCTTCACAGTAGCGACGTCCGGTCATTGCGGGTCCAGTCCGCAGCAACACTCCTGACGAGGTCGGCCCGTTGTTGGTCGACGAGCTGGTGCCGGTCGCGGGCTTCGGCTTAGCGGGACACTGGTTGTAGCGCGGTGGCAGAATCGTGAAGGGCTGTTCCTTCTTTACGCGCCCGCCCCACAGGGAGACCTCGAGCATCCGTTGACCCAGCGCAGCCGTCGGTTCTACGTCAATCCAAACCCGCAGACAGTTCGTGCCCAAGCACGAGGTGTCCGGCGCGAGGATGACTGCGCGCGCTCCAGGCCCCTGGGTCACGAATACCGCATCCGCCAACGCAACGTTGGTGCCGCGCACGCGGAAGGTCGTACCGCCCGTTTCTGGACAAAGCGATGAAACCGGCACGGCAGGTTGCGGGCCATCGAGACGATCGATGCCGAAAGGCGGCGGCGCCACGTTGTTCTTGCAGTCCTGGCGCGGATTGAAGGTGGTGGACTGAAGCGTTCGGGTCTGACACTTGTTGACACCGCCAACGCTGACCTTGCTCGTGCCAGGCGGACAGACGGTGTTGGTCTTGCAGACGTTCGAAGGAAAGCTGCAGGCCGAATGCGCGGAGTCCGTGTACCTGAATCCCGGCACCGCTCCGGAAGGGACGGGTGCGTTGGGCTTGGAGACTTGCTTGGGCCAGTTCGCGCAATTGATGTTGCAGAGGACATCCGTGTGCGAGGGGACCCACTCCAGCTTCGCCGCGGAGGTCGGCAAGAGGTCGCAGGGGTCGCCTGCCATGGCCGTGCCGCCCATCAGGAACGCAGTGCCCGCCGCAGTCAGCGAGATCGCGAAGATACGTCGTGCCAGGAATCGTTTGCCCAAGGTCCACCTCCGAAGGATTCGTGCTCAATAACGAAGCGTCGTCCCATTGCCGATGTCGTGAAACCGCTGCGATGCAGCGCGCAGCCGCAACTCAACGATGCCGTGTTCCAGCGTGGGGGCTGAGGCTCGAGCTCGCAACCGGATCGCGACAAACGTCGCCCGGCGTCGGCATCATTACCGAACAAATGACTATTCGAGAGCGGACGCAG
This genomic stretch from Polyangiaceae bacterium harbors:
- a CDS encoding zf-TFIIB domain-containing protein gives rise to the protein MEAELPVACPRCGVAMFVGETPMGSVRGCGRCGGIWLGTTASQRLTQTLCDRTLFLAESVARSAQPVHTQGPIACPVCAQPLQQTFLSNARVELDVCQSHGTWFDRNELESVARAFAAERAYRGTVGAVAAAAVVGTEAPGGGRAMQLVEDHGEDAVEVGVEALDWVDAGDVAEGAGIAAEVGSGLAEGAFELLGGLFDAF